A window from Hymenobacter volaticus encodes these proteins:
- a CDS encoding C25 family cysteine peptidase produces MMKRYYCKQLLGLCGLLLTWLLAANSAVAQNASLFGNEWIVPSQQYYKIKVTKDGLYRLDQQYLAQAGITGVNPQRIQLWRRGQEVAIYAGGNQSTLDATTFFEFYGQRNDGKLDRAFYKGGAAAQPHDLYSLYTDTAAYFLTWSATTNGKRMTQVATTPSATPHPTRLAQRQVLFNGNPVQGQFAYVNDEPFVNVYQPWGEAGEGFLSVRFGGNRGAVTANMVSDSAWAVARTAGTLPQVELLFVGAWSGPHTVQVTVRQPATNTERVVGSISFNGYEKRLFRYALQPSDINSAGVIWTYARGTNTPPATQQYGFRVGFVRYTYPQASRWRSGLKQMAFLNDSTLAGPAYYTVDSLPSTVRGFDLTDINNLQRVEGVALAGQQRGYTFPSATTSQTRRLLLADEAQTAVPRPAVRVRFRTLNAASSNFLIISHTALMRPVGNIANPVRAYAEYRHSATGGRYDTVVVTSEQLYNQFHYGEKSVMAMRNYVRWELANSPANQTNYLLLLGKGLIVGEYSRSQLAPAIDLVPSTTRSGSDNFLSADWENDQYVARMPTGRLSATQPQEIIRYLNKLKEHEALGAVPWRKHIVHMGGGTDAGEYSLFENYIDKYKQLAEKPLFGGQVVNTYRRRLSGGTNFPVNITLAPEVNAGVSLVTYFGHGSTSDFDLNFGDPTEPGKGYNNPGKYPVFLLNGCAANAVDRNTNVKTVSENWIFAENKGAVGFMAASDESFAYDLDAFTTEFYKVAFNEPAWYGKPIPVLQAEAARRMLITTGGAPSTIAQALINTWLGDPALRFFSPERPDFVTSNNDLQIQSTGSGAVQASSPNFKLLVRVSNPGKITYDALEIRITRTYSATSTGTRPPDIITRTVRQAWHDTTYTFVLDNTGNVFGDNRFDVALDYNNRVAEISETNNSGQITFNFLQGGVRTIWPPEFAIVPATNLRLVGQTNDPKGASRTYEMELDTVPTFNSPRKQTRTVTTSLVPDWRPTLPTTAGRDSVVWYWRLRFQTPTGDESPDWATSSFRVIPGSAGGWSQSHHGQFKRDQLVGMTVGAPSGRWDFDDVQEPIVLTTRGGGTGAPTFNQVSDGISTSTSPYVANCATAQPNMMVAVFSGRTLRPVRNVAGSYDSCGQANLRFYHFASSATDNINTPARQAQLQALLTNVQPGDYVALISMNKVNFSTFPTSLKAAFSSLGAQRINQLQDGEPYALLVQKGPNPRVVREATADPASSTPSINQVLILNDTLLTRASSGRITSTQIGPARQWLNLFHTVRTPDASDSYTLKLIGIDTTNTERVLDANVTSRSLALANISAQQYPYLQLVLELRDTLNRTAPQLEQWLVTYQGVPEGIVRRDLATPASVYDPANLAKQATETGFITVPVVFQNVSSIDFSGPMKARILLRNDGTGVKEALIDVPGGVLRADSQVSFDAKVNVVGLTGTLRGNVVVNPSPRALPELYAFNNELVLDPFRIDDGNVPPTLDVAFDGIHILNGDIVSPSPTVTVQLRDDDRLRKIKDARNFDVLLTSPNQTTVQVDLTGNNVRFSSDSTKGTAQLELRMGQNAPLENGIYTLEVQGRDATGKPAALEPYRITFEVINESTISNIYPYPNPVTSKTKFVFTLTGKETPRDMKIQVLTLTGRVVREIMMAELGPLRIGNNISQYAWDGTDEYGDKLANGTYLYRVILDEPQDKFSRRPTGGDKAFKKDWGKLVILR; encoded by the coding sequence ATGATGAAACGATACTATTGCAAGCAACTTCTAGGTTTGTGTGGTTTGCTACTAACGTGGCTGCTGGCAGCAAACTCGGCAGTGGCTCAAAATGCGAGTCTGTTTGGCAACGAATGGATAGTGCCAAGCCAGCAGTACTACAAAATCAAAGTAACCAAAGACGGCCTTTATCGCCTCGACCAGCAATATCTAGCCCAGGCAGGCATTACCGGCGTGAACCCCCAGCGGATTCAGCTGTGGCGGCGGGGCCAGGAGGTAGCTATTTACGCCGGTGGTAACCAAAGCACCCTGGATGCCACCACGTTCTTCGAGTTCTACGGCCAGCGCAACGATGGTAAGCTCGACCGCGCCTTCTATAAAGGTGGTGCGGCCGCCCAACCCCACGACCTTTATAGTCTCTACACCGATACCGCCGCGTACTTCCTTACATGGTCGGCCACGACCAACGGCAAACGGATGACGCAGGTAGCTACTACGCCTAGCGCCACGCCGCATCCCACCCGCCTAGCTCAGCGGCAAGTATTGTTCAACGGTAACCCGGTGCAAGGGCAGTTTGCCTATGTGAACGACGAGCCATTTGTGAACGTGTACCAGCCTTGGGGTGAAGCCGGCGAGGGTTTCTTGTCGGTCCGGTTTGGTGGCAATAGGGGAGCCGTAACCGCCAACATGGTTTCCGACTCGGCTTGGGCGGTGGCGCGCACAGCCGGTACCTTGCCCCAAGTTGAACTCCTGTTTGTAGGTGCTTGGAGTGGACCACACACCGTGCAGGTAACGGTTCGGCAACCAGCCACCAACACCGAACGGGTGGTAGGTTCGATTTCGTTTAATGGCTATGAAAAGCGCTTGTTTCGGTATGCCTTGCAACCTTCCGATATCAACTCGGCGGGAGTAATTTGGACCTATGCGCGAGGTACCAATACTCCCCCCGCAACGCAGCAATATGGCTTCCGGGTGGGCTTTGTTCGCTATACCTACCCACAAGCAAGTCGGTGGCGCTCCGGGCTCAAGCAGATGGCCTTCCTCAACGATTCCACGCTAGCAGGCCCGGCTTATTACACCGTAGACAGCTTGCCCTCGACGGTACGCGGCTTCGACCTAACCGATATCAACAACTTGCAGCGGGTGGAAGGTGTAGCATTGGCTGGTCAGCAGCGGGGCTACACCTTCCCGAGTGCTACCACCAGCCAAACGCGCCGCCTACTGCTCGCCGACGAAGCACAGACTGCCGTGCCACGGCCCGCCGTGCGCGTACGTTTCCGAACCCTGAATGCGGCTAGTTCCAACTTCCTGATCATCAGCCATACCGCGCTGATGCGGCCAGTAGGCAACATCGCCAATCCGGTGCGCGCCTACGCCGAATACCGTCACTCAGCAACTGGCGGCCGTTACGATACGGTAGTGGTGACTTCCGAGCAACTCTACAACCAGTTTCACTATGGCGAGAAATCGGTGATGGCTATGCGCAACTACGTGCGCTGGGAGCTAGCTAACTCGCCGGCCAACCAAACCAACTATCTACTCTTGTTAGGCAAAGGGTTGATAGTTGGGGAGTATAGCCGAAGCCAGTTGGCCCCCGCTATCGACTTGGTGCCTTCCACTACCCGTAGTGGCTCCGATAATTTTCTTTCGGCCGATTGGGAAAACGACCAGTACGTTGCCCGAATGCCTACCGGGCGCTTGTCTGCCACGCAGCCTCAGGAAATCATTCGGTATCTAAACAAGCTTAAAGAGCATGAAGCACTAGGCGCGGTGCCTTGGCGCAAGCATATTGTGCACATGGGAGGTGGTACGGATGCAGGCGAGTACTCTTTGTTTGAGAACTACATCGACAAATACAAACAGCTAGCTGAGAAGCCACTATTCGGTGGGCAAGTAGTGAATACCTACCGCCGCCGCTTGTCTGGAGGCACCAACTTCCCAGTGAACATCACACTAGCGCCCGAGGTTAATGCGGGCGTGTCACTGGTTACGTATTTTGGGCACGGATCAACGTCAGACTTCGACCTCAACTTTGGTGACCCCACTGAGCCGGGCAAAGGGTACAACAATCCGGGAAAGTACCCGGTATTTTTACTGAATGGTTGTGCAGCCAATGCAGTAGACCGGAATACCAACGTCAAGACTGTTTCCGAAAACTGGATTTTTGCGGAGAACAAAGGTGCAGTAGGCTTCATGGCGGCCTCCGACGAAAGTTTCGCTTATGATCTAGATGCTTTTACTACAGAGTTTTATAAAGTAGCCTTCAATGAGCCTGCTTGGTACGGTAAGCCGATACCCGTGTTGCAGGCCGAAGCTGCCCGGCGGATGCTAATCACAACGGGCGGCGCTCCTTCTACTATTGCGCAAGCCCTGATCAATACGTGGCTTGGCGACCCTGCATTGCGCTTTTTCTCGCCTGAGCGGCCCGACTTTGTTACCAGCAATAACGACCTACAGATTCAATCTACTGGTTCCGGGGCGGTACAGGCTTCTTCTCCCAATTTCAAGCTGTTGGTCCGCGTCAGTAATCCAGGCAAAATCACCTACGATGCGTTGGAAATCCGGATCACGCGAACGTATTCGGCAACTAGTACGGGTACACGCCCTCCGGATATTATTACCCGCACGGTACGCCAAGCATGGCATGATACCACCTACACGTTTGTATTAGATAATACCGGCAACGTATTCGGCGACAACCGCTTTGATGTAGCCCTCGATTACAATAACCGGGTTGCGGAAATAAGTGAAACAAACAATAGCGGCCAGATTACTTTCAACTTCCTGCAAGGCGGTGTAAGAACCATTTGGCCCCCAGAGTTTGCGATTGTGCCAGCAACCAACCTTCGTTTAGTGGGGCAGACCAACGACCCCAAAGGCGCCTCGCGAACCTATGAAATGGAACTAGATACGGTTCCAACCTTTAATAGCCCCCGCAAGCAAACCCGCACTGTCACAACCTCCTTGGTGCCTGACTGGCGGCCGACGCTGCCTACAACAGCCGGGCGCGATAGTGTGGTGTGGTACTGGCGGTTGCGCTTTCAGACGCCCACCGGAGACGAAAGCCCGGACTGGGCTACTAGTTCATTCCGTGTCATTCCGGGTAGTGCCGGTGGCTGGTCGCAGAGCCACCACGGACAATTCAAGCGCGACCAGTTAGTTGGCATGACGGTAGGCGCGCCATCAGGACGCTGGGATTTCGATGATGTGCAGGAGCCGATTGTGTTGACCACCCGCGGGGGCGGCACTGGAGCACCAACCTTCAACCAAGTATCCGACGGCATTAGCACTTCCACATCGCCTTATGTAGCAAACTGTGCTACGGCGCAGCCCAATATGATGGTAGCTGTATTTAGTGGCCGTACGCTGCGTCCGGTACGCAACGTAGCAGGTAGCTACGACTCCTGCGGTCAAGCCAACTTACGTTTCTACCATTTCGCTAGCAGTGCTACCGACAATATCAACACCCCGGCCCGGCAGGCCCAACTGCAAGCTTTGCTTACCAACGTGCAGCCCGGCGACTACGTGGCGCTGATTTCAATGAACAAGGTGAACTTCTCTACGTTCCCCACTTCGTTGAAGGCTGCATTTTCTTCTTTGGGCGCGCAACGCATCAACCAGTTGCAGGACGGTGAGCCATACGCCTTGCTGGTGCAGAAAGGGCCTAATCCGAGGGTAGTACGCGAAGCAACGGCTGACCCTGCTAGCTCCACGCCATCCATCAACCAAGTACTGATTCTCAACGACACGCTCCTAACCAGAGCGAGCAGCGGCAGAATCACGTCAACGCAGATAGGACCTGCGCGGCAGTGGCTGAACCTGTTCCATACCGTGCGTACGCCTGACGCCTCCGACAGCTACACGCTGAAGCTGATTGGCATTGACACTACTAACACCGAACGGGTGCTCGATGCCAACGTTACGAGCCGAAGTCTTGCGCTGGCTAATATCTCGGCCCAACAGTATCCATATTTGCAGTTGGTGCTGGAGCTGCGGGATACCCTAAACCGCACGGCACCGCAGCTAGAGCAATGGCTGGTAACCTATCAGGGAGTACCGGAAGGCATCGTGCGCCGCGACTTGGCTACGCCCGCCTCGGTATACGACCCAGCCAATCTAGCCAAGCAAGCAACTGAAACAGGTTTTATTACGGTGCCGGTGGTATTCCAGAACGTGTCGTCAATTGACTTCAGCGGCCCAATGAAAGCTAGAATTCTGTTGCGCAACGATGGTACTGGCGTAAAAGAGGCCTTGATAGATGTGCCCGGTGGTGTTTTGCGCGCTGACAGCCAAGTAAGCTTTGACGCAAAAGTGAATGTGGTAGGCCTGACCGGGACGCTCCGCGGCAATGTGGTGGTCAATCCAAGCCCGCGGGCCTTACCGGAGCTGTATGCCTTCAATAATGAGCTGGTGCTAGACCCTTTCCGCATAGACGACGGGAACGTACCTCCTACGCTCGATGTGGCCTTCGACGGAATACATATTCTCAACGGAGATATTGTGTCGCCTTCGCCAACCGTTACGGTGCAGCTGCGCGACGATGACCGACTACGCAAGATTAAGGATGCGAGAAACTTCGATGTGTTGTTGACGTCGCCTAATCAAACTACCGTCCAAGTTGACTTAACAGGCAACAACGTCCGGTTCAGCTCGGACTCAACGAAAGGAACAGCCCAACTTGAGTTGCGAATGGGACAAAACGCTCCCCTCGAAAATGGTATTTACACCCTGGAAGTACAAGGCCGCGACGCTACTGGTAAACCGGCGGCTCTCGAGCCGTACCGTATCACCTTCGAGGTAATCAACGAGTCTACCATTAGCAATATCTACCCATATCCGAACCCCGTTACCAGCAAAACCAAGTTTGTGTTCACACTAACTGGTAAGGAGACGCCGCGCGACATGAAAATTCAGGTGCTGACACTAACGGGTAGGGTAGTAAGGGAAATCATGATGGCCGAGCTAGGACCTCTGCGCATCGGTAACAACATCTCGCAGTATGCCTGGGATGGCACCGACGAATACGGCGACAAGCTGGCCAATGGTACCTACCTCTACCGCGTTATCCTGGATGAGCCACAGGACAAGTTCAGCCGCCGCCCTACTGGTGGCGACAAAGCCTTCAAGAAGGACTGGGGGAAACTGGTGATTCTACGCTAA
- a CDS encoding GIN domain-containing protein, whose protein sequence is MKKNISINLQGIIFHIEEDGYEVLSRYLAEVKAHFSGYRGHEEIVADIEGRIAEIFAARLSGIKQVISLDDVQAMTAKMGRVSDFQSAEDAEDDDELLADAVASGTAAGTYTSAGTKTSYTSTSSTTTDTTTTTTDEPRRLHRDMANRKVAGVAGGIARYFAINPLWIRLGFLGLLILIPLAFNDLGWLEEVGEKLAALSVISYIILWIALPKRYDATPEQEDRSYKKFYRDTDNGKVGGVSAGLAAYLNSDVTLIRVLFIAGLFVGGISFILYPLLWILVPEAKTISEKMRMRGDAVTLSGIDSNVRNNAFEAGTGNNRPVGTFFEDLAGALNPLLNFVGSAIRIVAGVLLAILGFSFLLALVVILGVGIGLIPDSQNIMAGDVPAHVFLNGVPGWALLSGFVAFGIPTLAMLLLGVGLLMRRAVLSRTMGWSLFGLWLLSIIGVTVAAARQSREFQYGADVEQSQQYPALRARVLRLETRQVDREWDQWVNVDLAAADSGRAVEVIRHLSAKGSSEADASNTAATTVAYTVRTRGDSTLIFDDHFSFQPNARYRDQELELTVRLPRDRTFHLSEGFANWLDDDDFVGDRTPENIEERTFRMRGNKLECINCPADEVDDSDEDTDTETNNDDEANINLDFGGSTAFDTNEDSYGSGRRTYDEEGFDGVSVIGPYRVVIRAGSTYQVKAAGNTSHLDDLRVEREGSKLVVRSRNRNFMSGGKWRGADKVLVTIETPKLDRLELVGASQADVQGFGTGDLQVEQAGASQLRLQGDFNNLDIDLAGACRASLQGKADALSVDGAGGCELDAPEFTASRADIDMVGGSKARVRVTESLKADAIGASVIEYSGNPSDVTKDATGASSVRSVED, encoded by the coding sequence ATGAAAAAGAACATCAGCATCAACCTCCAAGGCATCATCTTCCACATTGAGGAAGACGGCTACGAAGTTTTGAGCCGCTATTTGGCCGAAGTAAAAGCCCACTTCAGCGGCTATCGTGGCCACGAAGAAATCGTGGCTGACATCGAAGGCCGTATTGCCGAAATCTTCGCTGCTCGCCTCTCCGGCATCAAGCAGGTGATTTCGCTGGACGACGTGCAGGCTATGACCGCCAAAATGGGCCGCGTGAGCGACTTCCAAAGCGCCGAAGACGCCGAGGACGACGACGAGCTGCTCGCCGACGCTGTAGCTAGCGGCACGGCTGCCGGCACTTACACCAGCGCCGGTACCAAAACCAGCTATACCAGCACCAGTAGCACCACTACGGATACCACTACCACCACTACCGACGAGCCCCGCCGCCTCCACCGCGACATGGCCAACCGCAAAGTGGCCGGGGTAGCTGGCGGTATTGCCCGCTACTTCGCTATCAATCCTCTCTGGATCCGGTTGGGTTTTCTGGGGCTGCTCATTCTAATACCCCTGGCTTTCAACGATCTTGGCTGGCTAGAGGAAGTGGGCGAGAAGCTAGCTGCGCTATCCGTCATCTCCTACATCATCCTCTGGATTGCGCTACCTAAGCGCTATGATGCCACGCCGGAGCAGGAAGACCGGAGCTACAAGAAGTTCTACCGCGACACCGACAACGGCAAAGTTGGGGGCGTATCAGCTGGCCTCGCCGCCTACCTTAATTCAGATGTGACGCTGATTCGGGTGCTGTTTATTGCGGGCTTGTTTGTAGGAGGCATTTCCTTCATCCTGTATCCACTGCTTTGGATTCTGGTACCCGAGGCCAAGACCATCTCGGAAAAGATGCGCATGCGTGGCGACGCCGTAACGCTGTCGGGTATTGATAGCAATGTGCGAAACAACGCCTTTGAAGCCGGTACGGGTAACAACCGCCCTGTAGGCACCTTTTTCGAGGACTTAGCTGGCGCCCTGAACCCCTTGCTCAACTTTGTAGGCAGCGCCATACGCATCGTGGCCGGGGTGCTACTCGCCATACTCGGGTTTAGCTTCCTGCTGGCCCTGGTTGTTATCTTGGGTGTGGGCATAGGCCTGATTCCAGACTCGCAAAACATCATGGCCGGCGACGTGCCCGCGCATGTGTTCCTAAATGGTGTGCCCGGTTGGGCCTTGCTCTCAGGTTTCGTGGCTTTCGGTATTCCTACCCTAGCTATGCTGCTGCTCGGCGTCGGGTTGCTGATGCGCCGCGCCGTTCTGAGCCGCACCATGGGTTGGTCGTTGTTCGGGTTGTGGCTGCTGAGCATCATTGGTGTCACGGTGGCCGCAGCTCGCCAGAGTCGGGAGTTTCAGTACGGCGCCGATGTAGAGCAAAGCCAGCAGTATCCTGCCCTCCGGGCCCGCGTGCTGCGCCTCGAAACCCGCCAAGTAGACCGTGAGTGGGACCAGTGGGTAAATGTAGACCTAGCCGCCGCCGACAGTGGCCGGGCAGTGGAAGTGATACGCCACCTCTCAGCCAAAGGCTCTTCCGAAGCTGATGCCAGCAACACGGCTGCTACCACCGTAGCTTATACCGTCCGGACTCGCGGCGACTCGACCCTGATTTTCGACGACCATTTCTCTTTCCAACCTAATGCCCGCTACCGCGACCAGGAGTTGGAACTGACCGTCCGCCTGCCCCGCGACCGGACCTTCCACCTCAGTGAAGGATTTGCGAACTGGCTAGACGATGACGACTTTGTAGGCGACCGTACCCCCGAAAACATTGAAGAGCGCACTTTCCGCATGCGCGGCAACAAGTTGGAATGCATCAATTGCCCCGCCGATGAAGTAGATGACAGTGACGAAGACACTGATACTGAGACCAATAACGATGATGAGGCAAACATCAACCTCGACTTCGGTGGCTCCACAGCTTTCGACACCAACGAGGACAGCTACGGCTCCGGCCGCCGCACCTACGACGAGGAGGGCTTCGATGGAGTGAGCGTCATAGGTCCCTACCGCGTGGTGATTCGGGCGGGCAGCACGTATCAAGTGAAGGCGGCTGGCAACACCTCTCACCTCGATGATCTGCGTGTAGAGCGAGAAGGCAGCAAGCTGGTTGTTCGGTCTCGCAACCGCAATTTCATGAGCGGCGGCAAATGGAGAGGTGCCGATAAAGTGTTGGTAACTATCGAAACGCCTAAGTTGGATCGACTGGAACTGGTGGGTGCTTCTCAGGCCGACGTGCAGGGTTTCGGCACCGGCGACCTTCAAGTAGAGCAAGCTGGTGCCAGCCAGCTCCGTCTGCAAGGCGACTTCAACAACCTAGACATTGACTTGGCTGGTGCCTGCCGCGCTTCGCTGCAAGGCAAAGCGGATGCCCTAAGTGTTGACGGAGCTGGTGGCTGCGAACTAGATGCTCCCGAGTTCACGGCCAGCCGAGCCGACATCGACATGGTAGGCGGCAGCAAAGCCCGCGTGCGCGTCACGGAGAGCCTGAAGGCCGACGCCATTGGAGCTAGTGTAATCGAATACAGCGGCAACCCTTCCGACGTAACGAAAGATGCTACTGGTGCTTCCAGCGTACGCTCAGTCGAAGATTAA
- a CDS encoding PadR family transcriptional regulator: MKVENTQVQMRKGILEFCILEIIARGEVYASDMLEELTQARMIVVEGTLYPLLTRLKNAGLLDYTWKESMSGPPRKYYTLTDGGQDFLQQLRLTWEEVQDSIRIIRQKPSANGSTVPVVL; encoded by the coding sequence ATGAAAGTAGAGAACACCCAAGTGCAGATGCGGAAGGGAATTCTGGAATTCTGCATCCTGGAGATTATCGCCCGCGGCGAGGTATATGCGTCCGATATGCTCGAAGAACTAACCCAAGCCCGCATGATTGTGGTGGAGGGGACGCTCTACCCGCTGCTCACGCGCCTCAAGAATGCCGGCTTGCTCGATTATACCTGGAAGGAATCGATGAGTGGCCCGCCGCGCAAGTACTACACCCTCACCGATGGCGGGCAGGACTTCCTGCAACAGTTGCGCCTTACTTGGGAAGAAGTACAGGACTCCATCCGCATCATCCGCCAAAAGCCTTCCGCCAACGGGAGCACCGTACCGGTCGTGCTGTAG
- the fmt gene encoding methionyl-tRNA formyltransferase — protein MLRIIFMGTPEFAVPTLESLLTWPGCEVVAVVTAPDKPAGRGRQLAESAVKQAAERHGLPVLQPTNLKSPEFQAELKSYAADLQVVVAFRMLPEAVWNMPPRGSINIHASLLPQYRGAAPINWALIHGETETGVTSFFLRHEIDTGDLIFQDVVPITPDDDFGTLYEKLKTTGAALTLRTVQAIAAGSAPSLPQAESDTLRAAPKIQKETGRLDFAQPATALANLVRGLSPIPTAFTQLPDGRTLKVFKAQPFDDEEASGPDTSGIGRWYTDGRTYLRVQTANGLLDLLDVQLEGKKRMLIADFLRGFNIELLKG, from the coding sequence ATGCTCCGAATCATCTTCATGGGCACTCCCGAATTTGCGGTGCCCACCCTCGAATCTTTGCTCACCTGGCCGGGCTGTGAGGTAGTGGCCGTTGTCACGGCGCCGGATAAACCAGCGGGGCGCGGACGGCAACTAGCGGAGTCAGCGGTGAAGCAAGCGGCGGAGCGGCACGGGTTGCCGGTGCTTCAACCTACCAATCTCAAGTCGCCAGAGTTTCAGGCCGAGTTGAAGAGCTACGCGGCCGACTTACAGGTGGTCGTGGCGTTTCGGATGCTGCCGGAGGCGGTTTGGAATATGCCGCCGCGGGGTTCCATCAATATCCACGCCTCGTTGCTGCCGCAGTACCGCGGTGCGGCGCCTATCAACTGGGCCCTTATCCACGGTGAAACCGAAACTGGCGTAACGTCTTTTTTTCTGCGGCACGAAATTGATACCGGCGACCTTATCTTTCAGGATGTGGTGCCTATCACCCCCGACGATGATTTCGGGACGCTCTATGAAAAGCTGAAAACTACGGGCGCTGCCTTAACCTTGCGCACCGTACAAGCCATTGCCGCTGGCAGTGCGCCTAGCTTGCCGCAAGCTGAAAGCGATACGCTCCGGGCCGCACCCAAAATCCAGAAGGAAACAGGTCGCCTTGATTTCGCTCAGCCCGCCACGGCGCTAGCCAACTTGGTGCGCGGCCTCTCTCCTATTCCTACTGCCTTCACGCAGCTGCCCGACGGCCGGACCCTCAAGGTTTTCAAAGCCCAACCCTTCGACGACGAGGAAGCCAGCGGCCCCGATACTAGCGGCATCGGCCGCTGGTACACCGACGGCCGCACGTATTTGCGGGTTCAAACGGCCAATGGCTTACTCGATTTGCTGGATGTGCAACTCGAAGGCAAAAAGCGCATGCTCATAGCTGATTTCCTCCGCGGATTTAATATTGAATTGCTAAAGGGTTGA
- a CDS encoding PorV/PorQ family protein: MKHFFYTTALLFGASGLLFLAPTAASAQDTTPKYSNEFLNIGVGGRALGMGKVQVSLAQDATAGYWNPAGLLNQKAKYDAVLMHSELFSGIVKNDYAAFSMPLDDKSAIGISALRLGVDDIADTRNLINEYGYIQYDQIRYFSVADYAVLLSYARRIGNIEGLKVGANAKIVYRNVGDFANAWGFGIDAGVQYDKNDWHFGLMARDITTTVNAWTINSEKLNPVPGDPTVIPANSTEVTLPRFVLGAARLVKLPGEFTALAAVDLELTTDGQRNTLVSSKLASIDPRAGLEVGFKNLVFLRGGVSNFQKIKAFTNKEEWKMQPSLGVGVALSGLRLDLALSQLAIEKLGGRTQTNNLIVSLGYGIK; encoded by the coding sequence ATGAAACACTTCTTCTATACTACTGCGCTGCTATTCGGTGCCAGCGGCTTGCTGTTTCTCGCGCCCACGGCTGCTTCGGCCCAGGATACAACCCCAAAGTATAGCAACGAATTTCTGAATATTGGTGTCGGAGGTCGGGCGTTGGGTATGGGTAAAGTACAAGTTAGTCTTGCCCAGGATGCTACTGCTGGCTATTGGAACCCAGCAGGTTTGCTTAACCAAAAAGCGAAGTACGATGCCGTTCTGATGCACTCCGAGTTGTTCTCGGGCATCGTTAAAAACGACTACGCGGCCTTCTCCATGCCGCTCGACGACAAAAGCGCCATTGGCATTAGTGCCCTGCGCCTCGGCGTCGATGACATTGCGGACACACGCAACCTGATCAATGAGTACGGCTACATTCAGTACGACCAAATTCGCTACTTCTCCGTGGCCGATTACGCAGTGTTGCTGTCCTATGCCCGCCGGATTGGCAACATCGAAGGGCTTAAAGTCGGCGCCAATGCCAAAATAGTGTATCGCAACGTCGGTGATTTTGCCAATGCGTGGGGCTTTGGCATTGACGCGGGAGTGCAGTACGACAAAAACGACTGGCACTTCGGCCTCATGGCCCGCGACATCACCACTACGGTCAATGCCTGGACCATCAATTCGGAGAAGCTGAACCCCGTGCCAGGGGACCCTACCGTAATACCAGCCAACAGCACCGAAGTGACGCTGCCACGCTTTGTGCTTGGTGCGGCCCGGTTGGTAAAGCTACCCGGCGAGTTTACTGCCTTGGCGGCTGTCGATTTGGAATTGACCACTGACGGGCAGCGCAATACACTTGTATCAAGCAAGCTGGCCAGCATTGACCCGCGGGCGGGCTTGGAAGTTGGCTTCAAGAATTTGGTGTTTCTGCGGGGTGGTGTGAGCAACTTCCAGAAAATCAAAGCATTTACCAACAAGGAGGAGTGGAAAATGCAGCCCAGCCTTGGAGTAGGAGTGGCCTTGAGTGGCCTGCGTCTGGATTTGGCCTTGTCACAACTAGCCATTGAGAAGCTTGGAGGCCGCACGCAAACCAACAATCTCATCGTGTCGCTCGGCTACGGCATCAAGTAA
- a CDS encoding dihydrofolate reductase → MLAFVVAAAENGVIGRDNQLIWHLPADLKHFKQLTQGHPVVMGRRTYESIGRPLPNRTNIIVTRQADWQADGCETAQSVPEALELASQLDEEVFVIGGAEIYRQALPAADTIYMTEVHHNFEGDVTFPELDHAVWREETRERHEADDKHAYPFTFVTLRRR, encoded by the coding sequence ATGCTTGCATTTGTAGTAGCCGCCGCTGAAAACGGAGTAATTGGGCGCGACAACCAACTCATTTGGCACTTGCCCGCCGACTTAAAGCACTTCAAGCAGCTCACGCAGGGCCATCCGGTCGTGATGGGCCGGCGTACCTACGAGAGCATTGGCCGGCCGCTGCCGAACCGCACCAACATCATTGTGACGCGGCAAGCCGACTGGCAGGCCGACGGCTGCGAAACAGCACAGTCCGTGCCCGAAGCGTTAGAGCTTGCCAGCCAACTCGACGAAGAGGTGTTCGTTATTGGGGGTGCGGAAATCTACCGTCAGGCTTTACCCGCCGCCGACACCATTTATATGACGGAGGTACATCACAACTTCGAAGGTGATGTCACTTTCCCTGAACTAGACCACGCTGTGTGGCGTGAGGAAACCCGCGAACGACACGAAGCCGACGACAAGCATGCCTACCCGTTTACCTTCGTTACACTCCGGCGTCGATAG